The nucleotide sequence CGAACCAAGGGTTTGATTGGATTTGATTTTCCCCTTTCTAGATCTACGGCTGAGCCCTCCCGACAACGGCATGTGACTTCGGTGAGATGTCTCCACCACCCGGATCTTCCTTCCCCTGCGACGGTGTGACGGTTGAGGAGTGGTGCAACGGGCGACTGAAAGAAGATTCGGTGCTCAAAGACGACGCGCAGCAAAAGGTTCGACGTTGGAGTCGTTAATCAGAGAAGAGCCTGCTGTGGTGATAGCGCGGCGAAGACTTACGGCAGCGCCGGTGATGGTCGTTTGGTCGCGTTGGTGGTAAGGTCtctgtatttttttattgaacatATACACCCGTCCCAACGCTGTCGTTAAGGTTCTACTTTCTATCCAGACGTCAATATTCGGTTTCAGGCTAAGTAAAGTAGTGAGGTAGTGACAGCCTGGAAGGATGGGGTTTGCTCGATATTGTAACTTCCAACTGCACCAACTAGAAAACTTATCCGCTTGTCAATTCTTTTTTATCTTACAATATTTCTAATTacctaaatataataataaatactgTAGTTCGAACGAAAGCTCGACTTCCTTCTTCTTTTGGATCTGCTGAGTGTTGAAGCCGTATGAGTCAGAGATAAAGGGTTTGATTTCGAACTTGGTAACTTGTATTCGAAACAAGCTTCGAAAACAATGAAAGGGGCGCAAATACTCTTCGCAGTGCCTTTTGCAAAGCTCGTTTAAGAAACCTTGAAACCTCTCTTTCCCAACTCGCGAAAACCCTACCATCAGAGACCTAGCTTCGACCGTTGGCTCATCGGCGCCAGAGGTGTAACCTTTCTCTCCCATCTTGGTGTCTCTTTGCCCTCACAGCATCTGTTTGTACCTAGGTTGATATGCACGAAGCTCTGAGCTGTCGATTCCCCTCCGGAGATTCTCCGAGGTTGACAGGGATGGATACCAGCTTCTTCTGGAGTGACGGTGAGACCCAAAGAAGATGGTGGAGGCGAGGGTCCGCTTTTAGAACCAAGGGTTTGGTTGGATCTGATTTTCCCCTTTCTAGATATACGGCTGAGCCCTCCCTACAACGGCATGTGACTTCGGTGAGACGTCTCCACCACCTGGATCTTCCTTCCCCTGCGACGATGAGATGGTTGAGGAGGGGTGTAACAGGCGACGGAAAGAAGATTCGGTGTTCAAAGACGACGCACGGCAAAAGGTTCGACGTCGGAGTGGTTAATCGGAGAAGAGCCTGCTGCGGTGATAGCGCGGCGAAGACTTACATGCCAGCGCCGGTGATGGTCGTTTGGTCGCATCGGTGGTAAGGCCTCTGCATTTTTGAAGTTGTGAACATATACACCCATCCCAATGCTGTCGTCAAGGTTCTACTTTCTATCTGGACGTAAATATTCGGTTTCAGGCTAAGTAAAGTAGTGAGGTAGTGACTCAGGAAAAATACTTAGGTATCTTTTTCCTCCAGACCCCAGGTAGGACCCTGACCTCAGGGTCCCCGTTTAAAGAACGCTCCAGATCCCCGCTACCGGGTACCCAGGGAACGGTCCCAAGAACCACCCCTTGCTCCGAGAAATGGAAAatttccgataaggagaaccttccacaTTTCTGAATATGGAAGACTTCCACCTACTCCAACCGACAAGAACCAAACTAAAGACAACTATATAAGGGGAACCCAAACCCTAGAACAAGGGATCGCCACTTTTAGACATAGAGACTAGGCTTAgacggctagggttagggttctTACCcaatatcttgtaatccttgcTTGTTCTATTCAATAAAGATCTATTTGAGTCTCTTTCTCTTTTACTACTCtcaaatatttatgaaataccTTCAAACTAAGTCAAGATACTAGCTTATCCATCGTTCCGTAGTACTCTAAATGATCCTACAAAAAgatcccctaacagtttggtgctagaaggaggggagtaacATTAAAAccgatcataatattgcagatTTGTGCGCCGATGAGATATCTCAAACTTTAAGAGACTTTTTGCTTCAACCTAATAAGTTCTAGCGTTTTATTATGAGACAAGAAGTTGACATCTGTTTTTTTGTCTTCGTGCTGTAAAGATAGATATTTTTGAGGATAACTGCATTCTATTTTGGAAAGAAGAAAAGGGGCTCATGGTTTGTTGGTTTTGTGGCAAAGACTGATACCATAAAACCGTGGAAAGGGCAAAAATCTCCCTAGAAAGGATGTTTTACATTGACAATTACGGATCGTGCCTATAGTAACTAGAGGCGACTGCATCACATATGTAATGGCACAGAGAATATGTGTCTTGTAGGAGAAATGCACCCATCCGATGGGAGAGCATGGATGCATTTTAACGAGGTATATCCTAATTTTGTTTCGAAAATTCGGAATAATTATCTAGGCTTAGAAACAGATGGATTCCATTCGATTGGAATGAATGGTTAAGCTCACTATGTGTGGCATGTTATCATAACTTTGTATTATTTACCTCTAAGGATGTGTATGAAaagataattttctttttatcggTATTAGTTCTTGGGATGAGATACtcaaagaaaatatagatatctaACTGAAATCATTAACTGAAGATCTACAAAGTTTTATGGAGTAACGGGGTAAATCATATTATATCTCGAGGAAGAAAAATTTACGATGAGAGCCGCATTAATGTGGACTATTAATGACTTTCCACCTTATCGCATGATGTCTGGTTGGATGATCCATGGTCAtttagattttctatattgtccAGATGAGACAAAATCATTTTGGTTAAATCATGGAAGGAAACATAGTTTGTTTGACTGTCATCGAATGTTTATGCCTCTAAATCATCCTTGCAGGATAAATGTTCAAGGATTTTGACGGGGGATGACAAGAACCAAAGCTCCTCTACCATGGTTGAATGGTGAAGAAATTATGTActaatgatcaaaaaaacattGAGGGATTTGTGCAAAACAATTGATTGTAGAGTAAAAGATACTACATTTAATTGCATTTAGTAATAAACCACTCAATTAAAGATGGAtcgcaaaatattttttcaactaAAAGTTCGACAAAAAAAACTCTCAGTTTTAATTCCGTTAATGTATGTCACCATCCATCTAAAATACCGTGACGTAGAGTATTTCTATGATCCACTTTAGTCGgggttttattattaaaaacccATATATGTCTGTAtactataaaaaattataaataaatatatttaattatctatctatctatccaTATAAATAAAGGAGTTTTTTCTCTCTCCTTAGGATGTCCAGCTCAACAATCACCTTGGGATGTTTTTGGACACGTGGCactccagttttttttttaaattagtaaaTGAAAGCTAATTGGGCAATCGATCTTTTAATGTTTAAACGATGCCAAGCCATTTCTTATAGGGCAATTGCCAATAATATCACCTTTTGAGTTTTTGTCTCAAAAATgacactagaaggagaaagtcacaaaaatgacattcattaaagtgTTTGTCGATGCtatctagtctttttctctttcttatatttgggtttctatcttctctttttttttcaggcCCAAAGTATCATGTGTAACAACATAGAGAACATCGCCGACCCTTCCCTGCCGATGATGCCGCCTCCGATGAACTTCCTGTAACGCCATCAGTTTCCATTGATTTTCCCCTTTAATCTGATCAGTTACATGTTTTATCCAACTCATCCCACTCCGTAGCATTTAATCGATCTCATCATTTACATACATAACCAGTAGGAGGTCTCATATAAATTTGAACGTTTCCAGCGATGAACAGCGCCATCTCTGCGAAATCCATTTCTCTGAGCTCAGGGCTGGCGGCTGCAGGCAGAGAGTTGCCACGAGGCTTCCCCGGTTCTGGAAAGCTCAAAATGTGAAGAAAGGTGGAAAGTTGATGGGCGTTGATCTGTTACTGCTCGATAGGAAGGTAATGAATCTTGGTTTTCATTTCGCCTTGATAACACGTACTCATTACGAAATAAGATGCTTACATTCTCTGTGAAATAGGTCACCGTCCAATTTGATTCAGGCTACAATCAATGTCCATCGGCTCAAAACTTTCAGGACGGCTGGCTGTATGACCCAAATGTGTTTGATGCAAAGATGATAAACCAAAGCTTACGCCTTTCAGACTCCCTGTATCAATTCATTTTAACATGATTTCATCATTTTAGGAATATCGACAAACAGAGCTCTGCCGTTGCTTTCCGTTTATTCAGGTGATGCCTTTTCCAAAGTTTTTTCTATTACGGCTTTGGTTTTCATTATAGGAAGATTCCACCACTCATCACTGGTGCTCCGATGTGCTtccgccgcttcttcttcctcaaatGCCACCACGGCtgaagctcccaaaccttccggCTGCAAAATAAGGGCAGCTTCATCTTCTAATTCCATGTCTGATCGTGAGGCCATTCTCTCTATTCGTCTTAAAAAGATGATTCATTTGCAAGTATATTACTGTGATGGAGGTTTCTTCAAGTGTTTGAAGCTACTTTCTTTTGTATCAAGACATTGTTTTTAGGTTGTCTTCTCTATTTTGTGATAAGTGATTTTGATCTGGTTCATTAGGTTGAAGAACTGAGAGGTCAAGGTGTTGAGCATTATGCTTACAAGTGGGAAAAAGCCACAGTGCAAATCGGCTCCAAGAGATCTATAGGTATCTAGCGAACGGAGAAGAATCAAACAATGAGTGATCGTGTTTCTATGGTCGGGAGAGTCGTTGCTCATAGAGCGTTTGGGAAACTTGCATTCTTGACTCCGAGGTAGGACTCGGGAAACATTCAGCTTTAAACTTCATCCATTTTTTCTTAATAGATCATTAAGATGGCTTTGGTTTAACTGAAGGAATGCAATCTCTGCATTTAGAGGATGCGGTTGGAGAGCAAGTAAGGCAGCATAACGCAAAGCGAACAGCGGCTGCATCGAACACTCCTTAACAAAACGCAAAGAAAGACGATGATGATTCATATGAGGTGACCCTAGACGAAGACTTTCTCACTGCCCTGGAATACGTAATGCCTCCTACTGCTTCTGGAATGGTATTGTATcttattttctttcttgtatACGATTAGATTAATAGTATTGACGTTGCTTAATTTGCAAGTCAAAAACATTACCAAGCTTTGTCTGCTCAAGTACTTATATAAGTTCTCTTACTGTTATTACGTCTTTCCTAGAGGCCTGGTATTGACAGGCAGGTGATGCTGTTGACAAACTCTGCGAGTATAAGAGACGTCATTGTGTTTCCTGTTCTGAAGGTTCAGCAGTAATAATTGCGCCTAACGTGGTAATACATGTTGTAGCTTAGCATTACTTGTATCTTCTTTTTGGCTATTTCTCGAGCTGAGGAAGTTGGAAGAAGCTTGTGTAACATACACAATTGAATAGTAACAAACAAATCCAATGATCTTATGCTTGATACGTGCTTGAGAACGAAAAGAGTTCCATCATGTTTCAGAGCTCTGGGATCAAACCCAATATCAGAACATTCAATATCCTCCTTGATTCATATGGGAAAAGAGGAAACTACAAGAAGATGAGTGCCGTGATGAAATTCGTGGACTTAGTCACCTACAATGTGGTCATTGACGCCTTTGAGAGAGGATATTTGAAACAAATGGAAATACCTATTTAGGCTAATGCAATCATACAGAATAAAACCAAGTTGTGCTTATATTCTTTTTGCTCTACTTTGTCATTTTATAAGATTTTGAATGGTAGTTATGAAAACTTATAAAATAGTATGAATCTCGgattaataaatgatttataagcattgtaaaattttatatattcttattaaaaagtttgaactcttctattttctttacgaagatcataaaatgaatttattaagaataaaacatacgaacccggcgctatgccggaataccactagtattCAATAAATCCATCTAAACTCTAAAAATGTAGCAAAACCCCAAAAGTAAAAACCCTATCTAAACTCAACCcaacccactccccccccccccccccccccccccctccccaaACTTTGGAAAACCCCAAACTATAAACCCTATTGATACCTTAAACaccaaaaaattttaaaaccaacaAAACCCAATTTTCCCTCCTAAACAAATTTGTCTTCTAACCCAAAATAATTCTCTCCAAAACCCATTAAGCCCCATTATGTCCCCTCCTAAAAACAGGGAGTGGAGAAACCaactctcctctctctctctagagatCTCTCGCTCTCTCTAGAGAGAGAGTCCTCAAGATCTCTCtcgagatctctctctctcgctcgaTCGAGAAGAGAGACagagatctctctctcttccctctctcgagagagagagagagcttctcTAGAGATCTAGAGATCAAATCTCTCTCGCTCTCGATCGCTATTCTCTCCTCTATACTATCTATCTCTCGAGCTCTCTATAGCTCGATTCgattcatctctctctctctctctctctctctctctctctctcttctctctctctctctctctctctctctctctctctctctctctctctctctgttcttgtcTTCTTGATTGTCTCttcgattcttcttcttcactttctcTTCACCCTCTGCATCGTCTCTGTTACATGTTAGTGTTTCTATCCGGGTTAAGGTTTCGATTTCATGTTAGAGTTTCCATTCGGGTTTTGGTTCTGTGTTTTGTATATTAGTGTTTCAGTGCTTACGTTAGTGTTTCCATTAGGGTCTTATAAACATTAACTATCATATTACGTGAAGTGTTCCAACAacaatgtatatacttttatgtggCACAAAATTGTGGAAGAGAGTTCCATAATTACCACTGAGACATTATTAGTGAAGTGGGACACCACGTGAAATTAATTTCATAGGGACACCCAAGAAAATTTAGATTTGATCTGAGGAAGTTGTTAACCAGACACTACTTATGTGAATTATATTCATTTCCAATCCCATTGAACTCATCAATTTgcctaaaaatatatttatgacaaacttaaatatagattttccttttctaaaagttGAGATATATACCCAAGCTAGCAGCTAGTCAGCACCTCTTAATACCCTGTTTCCTCATGTATTCCTTCAGGATTAAACAAACTAACAAAAATCCGTAAAACAAATCCGTATATActgtaatattttaaactttataatagtaataaaacaaaaataaaaataatatgatgAAAAAGCCTTTCTCTTCACTATAAATTTACGTTTTCGGTTTCTCTCTTGTCACAACAAACTCTTTTCTGTTTCTTCTTACGTCACATCGGAtctacaccaaaaaaaaaaaactaatttctcCTGAATCTCTCAAATTTTCTTTTCCCTTCGGGATAAATGGAGAATCTTTCTCAAGTCCTCCCTCGTGTCCTCGTGGTCTCTAGACGCACCGTTCGTAAAAACAAATTCGTCGACTTCGTTGGTTCTTCTCTAACCTCTCTGTTTTGTTGCATGCATGGTTCTGTTTTTGTGATTTAATAACTGAACGTATGTTTTCGAGGTTCCTCTCTGTTTTCCCCTGTAAATGTTTCATTGGGTGATAATGgttagttttaattttcagGTGAATATCATCTTGATCTGATAGTTCGTTATGGATGTGTACCAGTGATTGTTCCACGAGTCACTGGTGTTCACATGTTGCTCGAGAGCTTCAAGCCAATCCATGGAGTTCTTCTTTGTGAAGGAGAAGATATTGATCCTTCTCTTTATGAATCTGAAATCTCTTCTCTTTCACCGGAAGAGCTTCAGGAGATTAGAGAAACACATGCGAGTGATACATCCATTGACAAAGAGAAAGATTCCATTGAGTTAGCTCTTGCTAAGCTCTGTCTCGAACAGAACATTCCTTACTTAGGAATTTGCAGAGGATCACAAGTAATATCTATGTCTCTGTTTCGTCTTTTGTAGCTTTCTCTAGAATTAAAATGTTAATGATGGATGATAACATTTTTGGCAGATTTTGAATGTTGCATGTGGTGGGACTCTTTATCTTGATTTAGAGAAAGAGCTTACGAATAAATTACCGGAAGAACGTAGAACGAAGCATATAGATTACGATAATTATGATGAGCATAGACATGTTGTGAGGATTGTTGAGAACAGTCCACTTCATTCTTGGTTTAAAGATTCGTTGGATGGAGAAAATATGGAGATTTTGGTTAATAGTTACCACCATCAAGGTGTCAAGAGGTTGGCACAGAGGTTTGTGCCAATGGCGTTCGCTTCTGATGGATTGATGGAAGGTTTCTACGATCCGGATACGTATAATCCGGAAGAAGGGAAGTTTATAATGGGTTTGCAGTTTCATCCTGAAAGAATGAGATCAAATGATCTTGACGAGTTTGATTATCCTGGTTGTCCTGCTGCATATCAGGTTTGTGTTcttgaaaattaatttatacattaatTGTGATTAAAAGAAACTT is from Brassica napus cultivar Da-Ae chromosome A4, Da-Ae, whole genome shotgun sequence and encodes:
- the LOC106445886 gene encoding putative glutamine amidotransferase GAT1_2.1; translated protein: MENLSQVLPRVLVVSRRTVRKNKFVDFVGEYHLDLIVRYGCVPVIVPRVTGVHMLLESFKPIHGVLLCEGEDIDPSLYESEISSLSPEELQEIRETHASDTSIDKEKDSIELALAKLCLEQNIPYLGICRGSQILNVACGGTLYLDLEKELTNKLPEERRTKHIDYDNYDEHRHVVRIVENSPLHSWFKDSLDGENMEILVNSYHHQGVKRLAQRFVPMAFASDGLMEGFYDPDTYNPEEGKFIMGLQFHPERMRSNDLDEFDYPGCPAAYQEFAKAVIAYQKKLNSSMSVPKTLVLDGEMESKRKILVRCFSLARYMYTRGATGKNPSKVSELEVGAEFLESNTALSTEQETRLKEMGATVRNGGSYMKKLKVDEEKRRIVRNMMNKMNIEQLSELMAFYHLIGNMCGEVLEQRLRGNVNECFKDM